The proteins below come from a single Lineus longissimus chromosome 5, tnLinLong1.2, whole genome shotgun sequence genomic window:
- the LOC135488613 gene encoding basic helix-loop-helix transcription factor scleraxis-like translates to MESEHVFDRHPCALAGQRNTGVNGNKSLQNSWTNCAFPSGRQQESKPKHKKSKSTYKHIPHSEKAPHLVQQRNARERRRVQAVNTAFLRLRKHVPFEHKHKRLSKVRTLKVAIDYIKRLQQMIDTHDSMMVRNPNRGFIAQRRGFGGAGSQQVRMVELATAKENNIRWISLGSNHREEAPEDAGSYCMYNQCDSFGHAA, encoded by the exons ATGGAAAGTGAACATGTTTTTGACCGTCATCCGTGCGCCTTGGCCGGGCAGCGAAACACTGGGGTAAACGGCAATAAATCTTTACAAAACTCTTGGACAAATTGTGCTTTCCCGTCAGGAAGACAACAGGAGAGTAAACCTAAACATAAGAAGAGCAAATCCACATATAAACACATCCCGCACAGCGAGAAAGCGCCGCATCTCGTGCAGCAGCGGAACGCGCGTGAAAGACGCCGCGTCCAGGCGGTCAACACAGCATTTCTCCGATTACGTAAACACGTGCCTTTCGAACACAAACACAAACGACTTTCTAAAGTCAGGACTCTGAAAGTCGCGATTGATTACATCAAGCGGTTACAGCAGATGATTGATACACACGATTCGATGATGGTTCGGAATCCGAATCGGGGGTTCATCGCGCAGCGCAGAGGATTTGGTGGGGCCGGATCGCAACAGGTCCGAATGGTGGAACTCGCCACGGCAAAGGAGAACAATATTCGGTGGATTTCGCTGGGATCG AATCACCGTGAGGAAGCACCCGAGGACGCCGGATCATACTGTATGTACAACCAATGCGATAGCTTCGGTCACGCTGCATAG